The following proteins are co-located in the Trichormus variabilis 0441 genome:
- a CDS encoding right-handed parallel beta-helix repeat-containing protein — protein sequence MKTNFTALLIMPVLFSSSVNVQKHTPTSKIDTSNSSTVQEVKAPKHTLLAAATTPKTYYVSGTGKDSNNGLSRTTPFRTIQRAADLTNPGDTVIIMNGLYTNPYPGAGYAVSITRSGNANAWIKFRASSGHTPKIKHDAWNGIYIGDGASYVEIQGLEIEGNNDNISLDYAREQQYNLYNPWTIGNCITIDGRNNGHPHHIRILNNKIHGCGGGGIAVIQADYVTIDGNEVYNNAWYSPYASSGISVYQNWNYDSNKGYRMYVTNNRVYDNRQYIPFVYSGKIEDGNGIVIDDLRNTQGGSTLGPYLGRTLVANNLTYKNGGTGIHTYLSENVDIVHNTAYLNNQSPEISHGQIFANASSNVKVWNNILYAYPGKNVNNNWSNTNVSYNYNVYANSSLITVMGANDIIADPQFVNPSLNNFQLNVTSPAINNGYTWSQLKKDILSNPRPSGIKYDVGAYEYQF from the coding sequence ATGAAGACTAACTTTACTGCATTGCTAATCATGCCCGTCCTTTTCAGCAGCTCAGTTAATGTACAAAAACATACACCCACATCAAAGATTGATACCAGTAATTCCTCTACTGTTCAAGAAGTCAAAGCACCTAAACACACTTTATTAGCCGCAGCTACTACACCAAAAACCTATTATGTAAGTGGTACGGGAAAAGACAGCAATAATGGACTCTCCAGAACTACTCCCTTTAGAACAATTCAAAGAGCTGCAGATTTGACCAACCCAGGGGATACAGTCATAATTATGAACGGACTGTACACAAATCCATACCCTGGTGCTGGCTATGCTGTATCCATAACTCGCTCTGGTAACGCTAACGCATGGATCAAATTTCGGGCATCTAGTGGACATACACCTAAAATTAAGCATGATGCTTGGAATGGGATTTATATTGGCGATGGAGCCTCTTATGTCGAGATCCAAGGGCTAGAGATAGAAGGGAATAATGACAATATCAGCCTTGATTATGCTAGAGAACAGCAGTATAACCTTTATAATCCCTGGACAATCGGAAATTGTATCACCATTGATGGACGGAACAATGGTCATCCGCATCACATCCGAATCCTCAACAACAAGATACATGGATGCGGCGGTGGTGGTATTGCTGTAATTCAAGCAGACTATGTAACGATAGATGGCAATGAAGTCTATAACAATGCTTGGTACTCTCCTTATGCTAGCAGTGGTATTTCGGTCTATCAGAATTGGAATTATGATAGCAATAAGGGATACAGAATGTATGTTACCAACAATCGGGTTTATGATAATCGACAGTATATTCCCTTCGTATACAGTGGGAAAATTGAAGATGGTAATGGTATCGTCATCGATGATTTAAGAAATACTCAAGGCGGATCAACTTTAGGCCCCTATCTAGGACGTACTTTGGTTGCTAACAATCTTACATATAAAAATGGTGGTACGGGCATTCATACCTACCTCAGTGAAAATGTAGATATTGTTCACAATACTGCTTATTTGAATAACCAAAGCCCAGAAATCTCTCATGGGCAAATCTTTGCTAATGCCTCGTCAAATGTCAAGGTGTGGAATAACATTCTTTACGCTTATCCTGGCAAAAATGTCAACAATAACTGGAGCAATACAAATGTTAGTTATAACTACAATGTATACGCTAATAGTTCCTTGATCACTGTGATGGGAGCTAATGATATTATTGCAGACCCCCAGTTTGTTAACCCATCCCTAAACAACTTCCAATTGAATGTAACTAGTCCAGCAATTAACAATGGTTATACCTGGAGTCAATTAAAGAAAGATATCCTCAGTAATCCTCGTCCTTCTGGTATTAAATATGATGTCGGTGCATACGAGTATCAGTTTTAG
- a CDS encoding NAD-dependent epimerase/dehydratase family protein — translation MKVLVIGGDGYCGWATALYLSNRGYEVGILDSLVRRHWDNELGIETLTPIAPIQQRLQRWQDLTGKSIDLFVGDITNYEFLQKALHKFEPNAIVHFGEQRSAPFSMIDREHAVVTQVNNVVGTLNLLYAMKEDFPDCHLVKLGTMGEYGTPNIDIEEGYITIEHNGRKDTLPYPKQPGSMYHLSKVHDSHNIHFACRIWGLRATDLNQGVVYGVLTEETGMDELLINRLDYDGVFGTALNRFCIQAATGHPLTVYGKGGQTRGFLDIRDTVRCVELAIANPAPSGEFRVFNQFTEQFSVGDLALMVKKAGNALGLNVEINNLDNPRIEKEEHYFNAKNTKLLDLGLQPHYLSDSLLDSLLNFAVKYQGRVDQKQILPKVSWHRN, via the coding sequence ATGAAAGTCCTAGTTATTGGTGGCGATGGATACTGCGGTTGGGCAACCGCACTTTATCTTTCCAATCGCGGTTATGAAGTTGGAATATTAGATAGTTTGGTGCGTCGGCACTGGGATAATGAACTGGGTATCGAAACTCTGACTCCGATCGCCCCAATTCAGCAACGTCTCCAGCGCTGGCAAGATTTAACAGGCAAATCTATTGACCTGTTTGTTGGCGATATTACCAACTATGAATTTCTCCAAAAAGCGTTGCATAAATTTGAGCCAAATGCCATAGTCCATTTTGGCGAACAGCGTTCAGCACCATTTTCGATGATTGACCGTGAACACGCAGTTGTTACCCAGGTCAATAACGTTGTGGGTACGTTGAATTTGCTGTATGCAATGAAGGAAGATTTTCCTGACTGTCACTTAGTGAAGTTAGGAACAATGGGGGAATACGGCACACCTAATATTGATATCGAAGAAGGCTACATCACCATTGAACACAATGGACGCAAGGATACCCTACCTTATCCCAAGCAACCCGGTTCAATGTACCACTTGAGTAAAGTTCATGATAGCCACAATATCCATTTTGCCTGTCGGATTTGGGGATTGCGGGCAACAGACTTAAATCAAGGTGTGGTTTACGGCGTTCTCACCGAAGAAACGGGGATGGACGAACTCTTAATTAACCGACTAGATTATGATGGTGTGTTTGGTACAGCGCTCAACCGTTTCTGCATTCAAGCTGCAACTGGTCATCCCCTAACTGTTTATGGTAAAGGTGGGCAAACGCGCGGATTCTTGGATATTCGGGATACGGTGCGATGTGTAGAACTAGCGATCGCTAATCCGGCTCCATCGGGTGAGTTTCGTGTCTTTAACCAATTTACTGAACAATTCAGTGTTGGTGACCTGGCATTAATGGTGAAAAAAGCTGGCAATGCCTTGGGACTAAATGTAGAGATCAATAACCTCGATAATCCCAGAATCGAAAAAGAAGAACATTACTTCAATGCCAAAAACACTAAACTACTCGATTTAGGCTTGCAACCTCATTATCTCTCTGATTCTCTGCTAGATTCTCTCTTAAACTTTGCTGTCAAGTATCAAGGACGAGTTGATCAAAAGCAAATTTTACCCAAAGTCTCTTGGCATAGAAATTAA
- a CDS encoding protochlorophyllide reductase, whose translation MAQDRKSTVIVTGASSGVGLYAAKALAKRGWHVVMACRNLEKAEQAAQEVGIPKDSYTIIHIDLGSLDSVRQFVNDFRATGKSLDALLCNAAIYMPLIKEPLRSPEGYELTMTTNHLGHFLLCKLMLEDLQKSSAADKRLVILGTVTHNPDELGGKIPPRPDLGNLEGFAQGFKPPISMIDGKKFEPVKAYKDSKVCNVLTMRELHRRYHESTGITFTSLYPGCVAETPLFRNHYPLFQKIFPLFQKYITGGYVSQELAGERVADVIAAPEYKQSGAYWSWGNRQKKDGKSFVQKVSPQARDDEKAERLWDLSEKLVGLESQKPVALNS comes from the coding sequence ATGGCACAGGATCGAAAATCAACAGTTATAGTCACTGGAGCTTCTTCTGGGGTTGGTTTGTACGCTGCAAAAGCCCTTGCTAAAAGAGGATGGCACGTCGTCATGGCTTGCCGCAATTTAGAGAAAGCAGAACAAGCCGCGCAAGAAGTCGGAATCCCCAAGGATAGCTACACCATCATACATATTGACTTAGGCTCATTGGATAGTGTGCGCCAGTTTGTGAATGACTTTAGAGCTACTGGCAAATCCTTAGACGCTCTATTGTGCAATGCTGCCATTTATATGCCCTTAATCAAAGAGCCTTTACGCAGCCCAGAAGGTTACGAATTGACTATGACCACCAATCACCTTGGTCATTTTTTGCTGTGTAAGCTCATGCTGGAAGATTTGCAGAAGTCATCGGCTGCGGATAAACGACTTGTGATTTTAGGAACTGTCACCCACAACCCAGACGAACTAGGTGGTAAAATTCCCCCGCGCCCAGACTTGGGTAATTTGGAAGGGTTTGCCCAAGGCTTTAAACCACCAATTTCTATGATTGACGGTAAGAAGTTTGAACCAGTGAAGGCTTACAAAGACAGCAAAGTTTGTAACGTCCTAACCATGCGGGAACTGCATCGCCGTTATCACGAATCCACCGGCATTACTTTCACTTCCCTTTATCCCGGTTGCGTCGCCGAAACACCACTATTCCGCAACCACTATCCCCTATTCCAGAAAATCTTCCCCTTGTTCCAAAAGTACATCACTGGCGGATACGTATCCCAAGAGTTGGCAGGAGAGAGGGTTGCAGATGTGATTGCTGCGCCTGAATACAAACAATCTGGTGCTTATTGGAGTTGGGGAAATCGTCAAAAGAAAGATGGTAAGTCTTTTGTACAAAAAGTTTCTCCCCAAGCTCGTGATGATGAAAAAGCCGAACGCCTGTGGGATTTGAGCGAAAAGCTAGTTGGACTGGAGTCACAAAAGCCAGTTGCACTCAATAGTTAG